The Amycolatopsis jiangsuensis nucleotide sequence TGAAGAACATCTTCATGGGTTTCTGCGAAGCTCGTGGAAGAACTGGATCGGACGGGGCACATGACGCGAGAGGACGCAGGCCCCTACGCCAGAGACGTACTGGCGGAGGCACGGCAAATTGGGTTTCCGGTGCCACGGCTCGCGGCCCTGGAGGCCGTTTCGCGGCATGAGTGGCCACCTTCACTGACTCCCACGTCCGCCCGGTCGGTCACTGTAGATCGCGGCCCTTCGTCTCCGGGCTCAGCAGAGTGGTAACCACGCCGACCAGGACGAGGACGACCATGTAGAGGGCGAACGCCCACTCCAGGCCGCGGCTGCTCGCCCAGGTCAGGATGTAGGGTGCCGTCCCGCCGAAGATCGCGACGACGAATGAGTAGGGCACGCCGATCCCCGACGCCCGCACCTCGGTCGGGAACAGTTCGGCGAAGTAGGCGGGCATGATCCCGACGAAGGCACCCAGGAAGAACAGGGCGACGGCCATGATTCCGAACAGGCGCCACGCGGAGTCGTTCAACGCCGCCAGTAGCGGAAAAGACAGCGCGACGAACGCCACCCCATAGCCGAGGAAGACAGGTTTGCGCCCGATGCGGTCGGACAGCTTGCCCCACAAGGGCAACGTGGCCATGAACACGACGTTGGCCGCGACCGTGGCCCACAGCGCCCCCGGCGCAGGCACGCCCTTCGCGGTGATCGCGAAGCCGGACAGTCCGATCGCCCAGGCGTAGTAGACGACAGTGCTGGCCAGGCTGAATCCGAGGATCCGCGCGAGGCTGCGCTTGTTCCGGCCCAGCCCGCGCAGCAGGTCGCGAGTGGACTGGCGTGCGGACACGGCCCCGGTGAACGACTCGGTTTCCGGCAGCGTCCTACGCAGGTACAGACCCACGAGCCCGAGCAGCCCGCCGATCAGAAAGGGGATGCGCCACGCCCAGTTCCGCACGGCCTCAGCGCCGAGCACGCTGCTCGCGCCCGCGCCGATCAGCGAGGCCAGCACGATACCGGCGGTCACCGAAACGTAGAGGCTCGTGGACCACAGTCCGCGGCGGGCGCGCGGCGCGATCTCGGCGATGTAGGTGTACGACGCCGCGATCTCCCCGCCGTGGGCCAGCCCCTGCGCCAGACGCGCGAACACGAGAATCACCGCAGCCCAGGTACCGACCTGGGCGTGGGTCGGCGCGAGCCCGATGAGGAGACTGCCGGCCGCCATGAGGATCATCGACGCGGTCATCGAGAACCGGCGGCCGCGCCGGTCGGCGAGCCAGCCAAAGACGAAGCCGCCGATCGGCCGCATCACGAACCCGACCGCGAACACGGCCAAAGTGGACAGCAACGCGCCGGTGGCTCCGTCGTCGACGAAGAACTGCTTGGCGAAGAAGGACGCGAAGATCGCGTAGACGCTCCAGTCATACCACTCGAGCGTGTTGCCGACCCCGGCACCGAGCAAAGTGCGAAAAGCTCGCGGGCGGGTGGTGGTCGTAGTAGTGATGGATTGTCTGCTGGGTGCGGACATGTGCACTCCTTTGGGCATTCCGACGAGCCGTCGCGGCTGCGCCGCGACGGTGTAGTTCGAATGGCGTTAGCGCCCGGCTGCGCGGCGCACGGCGCGGACGGCGTTGACGTAACCGGTGCAGCGACAGAGGTTGCCGCTCAACGCGTCACGGATCTCCGCGTCCGACGGCGAGGGCGTGCTTTCGAGTAGCGTGACGGCGGACAGGATCATGCCGGGAAGGCAGAACCCGCATTGGAAGGCGTACTCGGCCATGAACGCTTCCTGCACGGGATGGGGATCCGCGTGTGTCCCCAGCCCGGCCAGTGTGTCGACGCGGGCGCCGTCGGCTCGCCCGGCGAGCAGCAGGCAGTTCATAGTTTCGCGACCTGGGAGCTCACCCCAGGTCGGCGACAGCGCGGTGGTCGCCTAAGACGTCTGCATCGGCGGTCTCATGCTCCCTCCCGGACAGTCGGCGGTAGACGCGCTCGCCGGCGCCGAGCAGTGATGGACGAGGGACTGTCGCGGCCAAGACCTTCGTCGAGGGACACGTTCTCGATTCCTAGCGCGCCTGGTGGCGGGCAAAGCAGCCTGAGTCAGGTGTCCTCGCCCCGCCGCTGCGCGTGGTGCAGGCCCAGCGCGCCGGCCGGCGGCAGGGGCTCGCGTTCCGCCGCGCCATCGGCGCTGAATGTCTGCAACAGGTAGGCGACGAAGCGCCGAGAGAGGTCCTCCGCGTGTTCCGGTGGGGCGTCGCGAAGACCTCCGTTGGCCAGCAGGATCATGATCAGGTCGCCGGGGGCGAAGTCCGGCCGCAGCCGCCCCGCCTCCTGCGCACGCTGGACGAGTTTCGCGAACAGGGTTTCGACGTCCCTGCGCCGCTTCCGGTAGTCGACCCGGTCGGCGAACAGCGCGAGGAATGCCTCGGTAAAGCCGCGATCTTTCAGCTGCTCCGCGCAGGTGAACTCGAGGAGCCGGCAGAAGCCGTGCCACGGATCGGGGTCGTCGGCGGCTTCGTCCAGCAAAGCCTGGCAGCGCGCGATCTGCTCGGTGAACACCTCGGTCACCAAAGCTTCCTTCGTCGGGAACCGACGGAAGAGCGTCGCCACCCCGACGTCCGCGTGGCGGGCGATGGTGCTCATCGGGACGTCGATGCCGCGGGCGCGGAAGAGCTCTCGGGCCGTCTCCACGATCCTCACGCGGTTGCGCGCGGCGTCCGAGCGCAACCCGTCCTCGCCGCTCCGTTGCGTATTCACACGTCCAGTGAACCGGACGCGACATCGGAATTCCAGCCCGCGTGCGCCACAGCGAGTTGAGTCACTCGAACGACGGTTGTTCTCACTTCCGCAGAAGTGGACAACTCGCTCCATTTGGAGTGTTAACGTCGATGACAGTGATCATCGGAGCACATTCGGGAGATGTCGTGACTACAAGCCGTATCGATCCGCCGGCGGAAATTCCGTTGCCCATGCGGCGAAATGGTCTCGATCCTGCCCCCGAGCTGCTTTCCCTGCACAAGGACGACGGCGTTGTGCGAATCGACGGCCCGTTCCGGGCTCCGACCTGGCTGGTGACCCGTTACGCGGACGTCAGAGCCGTCTTGGCGGACACCGCCCGGTTCAGCAATGCCGCTCCCCTGCCGGGATTCGCCGAGGCGAACGCGGAACAATCCGTCGCCGGAAACCTGCTTCTTTCCGACCCGCCGGACCACCACCGCCTGCGCCGGATGCTCAGCGGTCAGTTCACCCTGCGGAGGATGCGCGCGCTCGCCCCGCGCGTCGAGCAGATCGTCGAAGAGCACCTCGACGTGATGGCGCAGAAGGGACCACCGGCGGACCTCATCGCCGACTTCGCCCTTCCCGTTCCATCGCTGGTGATCTGCGAACTGCTCGGCGTCCCCTGGGACGAACGCGACGAATTCCAGCGGCGCAGCGCCGAGCAGATGGACCTTTCGCGGCCCGAGCACGAGCGCGTGGCCGCCCTGCAGGAACTGCACCGGTACCTGAGCGGGCTGGTCGTCCGTGCGCGGCGGAGTCCTGCCGACGACCTGCTCGGAATGCTGGTGCGCGAACACGGCGACGAGCTGACCGATCCCGAGCTGGCCGGGATGGCGCTATTGCTCCTGGTCGCCGGCCACGAGACGACGGCCAACATGATCGGCCTGGGCACCCTGGCACTGTTGCGCCACCCCGATCAGCTCGCCGTCGTCCGCGACGACCCGGCCGCAACGGAGAGGGCCGTGGAGGAACTGCTGCGATGGCTGTCGGTGGTCCACACGGGTGTCCAGCGCACGGCCACGGCCGATGTCGAATTGGCCGGCGTCACCATCCGCGCCGGCGACGCCGTGCTAGTCGCCCTTCCCGCCGCCAACCGCGATCCCGGGTTCATCGACCACCCCGACGCGCTCGACATCGGTCGCGGCGAAGCGGGACACCTGGCGTTCGGTCATGGCGTGCACCATTGTCTGGGAGCACCGCTGGCGCGTTTGGAACTGTGCGCGGCGTTTCCTGCCCTGCTCCGCCGCTTCCCTTCACTGGCGCTCGCCGTGCCGGACTCTGAGGTCGAGTTCCGCGTGTTCAATTCCGTCTACGGCGCGGCTGCGCTCCCGGTCAGCTGGGAGATCCGATGAAAATCCTGATGTTCGGGCGCGGCACGATCGCCACCCTCTACGGCTGGGCGCTGGAAAAGGCGGGACACGAGGTCGAGTTCTACGTCCGGCCGGGCCGAGCGGCAACGCTCGGTTCCCTGGTGGACCTGCAGATCCGGGACGGGCGGGCGCGCCGCGGCGCTGCGGTCGTCCAGCACTGGCCAATCACCCTACGGGAAGAGCTGACCGCCAGGCACGACTACGACCTGATCGTGCTGAGCGTCAACCACGACCAGCTGGACAACGCCATCGGCTTCCTGAGCCCTCGTGTCGGCGATGCCACCGTGCTGATGTTCGGAAACGTCTGGGCGGAGCCATCGGCCGTCGTGTCCCGGCTGCCCGGCGACCAAGTTGTCTGGGCATTCCCCGGCGGTGGTGGGGGCTTCACCGGCTCCACCCTCCGCGGTGGCGTCCTGAAGAACATCTTCATGGGTTTCTGCGAAGGCTCGAACCGGACCGAGCGGTACCAGACCGTCCGAGCCCTCTTCAAGGACGCCGGCTTCTCAGTGTCCGAGCAACCGGACTTCCGCACCTGGCTCTGGATCCACTTCATCATGGACGCCGGACTCCTGACTCAGGGACTGGCGGTGGGAGGACAGGCGCGCCTGGTCGCCTCGCGCGAGGCGGTCAAGCAGTCCGTTCTCCTGGTGCGCGAAATGATTCCGCTGGTGCAGGCCCGAGGAGGAACACCAGGCAGGGGTGCCGCCCTCATCTCGCGTGTCCCCGCAGAGCTGCTCGGCTTCCTCCTGCACAGACTCCTGGCCGGTAAGAACCTGTACAGCTTCATCATGGAAGAGGTGGAACGGACGGGGCACATGACTCGGGAGAGTGCCGGCCTCTACGCCAGAGACGTACTCGCGGAAGCACGGAGAATCGGGTTCCCGATGCCGCGGCTCGCGTCACTGGAGACCGTATTCGCACTCTGAGCGCATCTTTCCGCGCGGAGGAACTAGTTTCCGACGGCAGTACCACCGGTTGTCCACACCGAGCACCGCGCTCGTCACGTTCCCGTGTCGGCCACCGACACGCCTGACAGCACCAACTCAGCTCAACTTGGTCGAGGCGAATTCGACACAGGCCCCAAGGCCTCGGCGAGGCCGGCGAGAGTGGGATTCTTGAAGACCAGGGCCGGCGGAACCCGGCGCCCGAGTCGTTCGCCGAGCCGGCTCGCGACCGTGGCGATGGTCAACGAGCTGCCGCCGACGTCGAAGAAGCCGTCCTCCGGCCCGAAGTCGTCGCCGAGCCCCAGGCACTCCCGCCACACTTCGGCGACGAGGAGCTGGATTTTGGTTGCGGGCCGGCGGGTGGCCGGGGGAAGGGCGGCCACCGAGCGCGGGGCGGGCAATGCCTCCCGGTCGACCTTGCCGTTCGGGGTCAAGGGGATCTCGCCGATCACGGTGTAACTCTGCGGCAGCATGTAAGGCGGTAGTTTCGCCGCCACATGAGCGCGCAGTTCCGCCGCTTCCGGAGCGGGCCGGTCAGTGTGCTCGGGGATCACGTAGGCCGCCAGATGATCCGCGCCGGAACCGGTGCCGGCCATGGCGACGACGCATTCGGCCACGGCGGGGTGACTCTGCAGCGCGGACTCGATCTCGCCGAGCTCGATGCGGAAGCCGCGCACCTTGACCTGGTGGTCGTTGCGACCGAGGAAGACCAGGTTGCCATCGGGTAGCAGCCGAACCACGTCGCCCGTGGCATACATCCGGGCGTCGGGCTCCGCGGCGTACGGGTCGGGCAGGTATGCCGCCGCTGTGCGGGCCGGCCGGCCGAGGTAGCCACGGCCGACCGCGCTGCCGCCGACGTACAGCAGGCCGCGACAGCCAGGGGCCACCGGGCGTAACCGCGGGTCCAGGACGTAGAGGAGCGCGTTGTCGGTCGCCCGGCCGAACGGGACGCTCGGGAGATGACTGTGCCGATCGAGCAGCTCTTCCGTGATCGGACAGAATGCCGAGGTGATGGTAGCTTCGGTGGGCCCGTACTCGTTGTAGACCTGGCATCCCGGCGCGGTGGCGGACAGGACGCGGCGGGCCACGTCGTGTGGCACGGCTTCGGCACCAGTGAACAGCAGACGTACGGAAGCGAGTCGCGCGGCCGGATCCGTACCGGACTCCAGCAAGACCCGCATTTGCGAGGGCGTTGCGTTGAGCGTCGTGATGCCGCGCTCGGCGACCTGCCGCAGGAACTCCTCGGGGTCGTAGGCCGCGGTGGGGCTCGCGAAGTGCAGTTCGGCGCCGGACACCAGGCACTGGAAGATCTCCCAGACCGAGTTGTCGAACGCTGTCGAGTGGTTGAGCAGGGCCCGGTCCCGCCCGGTCAGTTGGCACAACCGCTGGTTCCACTCCAAGAACCCCGTGATGTTGGCGTGGGTGATCATGACACCCTTGGGATTGCCGGTGGAGCCCGATGTGTAGATCACGTAGGCGAGGTGGTGAGGTTGTGCCTCTTCGAGCGGCCCGGGATCTTTGCCAGGCTCCTGATCCACCTCCACGAGGCACACGTCGTCGCTGAACAGAGCCGATGTGGGGTGCCCCGGATCGGCGACGACCAGGCGGACGCCCGAGTCGGCCAGCAGGTACCGCAGCCGGTCCGTCGGATAGCTTGGGTCGAGCGGCACGTAGGCGCCTCCCGCCCTCAGCACGCCCAGCAGGGCGACCACCAGCTCGACCGAGCGCTCGAGGCAAACAGCGACCAGGCTTTCGGGGCGGACCCCCTCGGCTCGCAGTTTCCGCGCCAAGGCCGAACTCCGTGCATCGGCCTCCGCGAAGGTCAGCGACCGACCGTCGCCAACGACGCAGATCGCGTCCGGCGTGCTCCGCACCTGATGGTCCCACAGGCGGACCAGGGTGCTGGGCCCTGGCACGGGTTCTGCCCGGTTGCCGGTGGTGAGAGCGCGCAGCTCGTCGGCCGTGACGATCTCCAGCTCGGACAGCGGGGCGGCGACGTCGGACACCATCTGCTCGATGACCCGCAGGAAGTGCCGGCCGAGTCCGCGGACGAAGGCAGC carries:
- a CDS encoding MFS transporter codes for the protein MSAPSRQSITTTTTTRPRAFRTLLGAGVGNTLEWYDWSVYAIFASFFAKQFFVDDGATGALLSTLAVFAVGFVMRPIGGFVFGWLADRRGRRFSMTASMILMAAGSLLIGLAPTHAQVGTWAAVILVFARLAQGLAHGGEIAASYTYIAEIAPRARRGLWSTSLYVSVTAGIVLASLIGAGASSVLGAEAVRNWAWRIPFLIGGLLGLVGLYLRRTLPETESFTGAVSARQSTRDLLRGLGRNKRSLARILGFSLASTVVYYAWAIGLSGFAITAKGVPAPGALWATVAANVVFMATLPLWGKLSDRIGRKPVFLGYGVAFVALSFPLLAALNDSAWRLFGIMAVALFFLGAFVGIMPAYFAELFPTEVRASGIGVPYSFVVAIFGGTAPYILTWASSRGLEWAFALYMVVLVLVGVVTTLLSPETKGRDLQ
- a CDS encoding (2Fe-2S)-binding protein, which translates into the protein MNCLLLAGRADGARVDTLAGLGTHADPHPVQEAFMAEYAFQCGFCLPGMILSAVTLLESTPSPSDAEIRDALSGNLCRCTGYVNAVRAVRRAAGR
- a CDS encoding TetR/AcrR family transcriptional regulator, which translates into the protein MNTQRSGEDGLRSDAARNRVRIVETARELFRARGIDVPMSTIARHADVGVATLFRRFPTKEALVTEVFTEQIARCQALLDEAADDPDPWHGFCRLLEFTCAEQLKDRGFTEAFLALFADRVDYRKRRRDVETLFAKLVQRAQEAGRLRPDFAPGDLIMILLANGGLRDAPPEHAEDLSRRFVAYLLQTFSADGAAEREPLPPAGALGLHHAQRRGEDT
- a CDS encoding cytochrome P450; protein product: MTVIIGAHSGDVVTTSRIDPPAEIPLPMRRNGLDPAPELLSLHKDDGVVRIDGPFRAPTWLVTRYADVRAVLADTARFSNAAPLPGFAEANAEQSVAGNLLLSDPPDHHRLRRMLSGQFTLRRMRALAPRVEQIVEEHLDVMAQKGPPADLIADFALPVPSLVICELLGVPWDERDEFQRRSAEQMDLSRPEHERVAALQELHRYLSGLVVRARRSPADDLLGMLVREHGDELTDPELAGMALLLLVAGHETTANMIGLGTLALLRHPDQLAVVRDDPAATERAVEELLRWLSVVHTGVQRTATADVELAGVTIRAGDAVLVALPAANRDPGFIDHPDALDIGRGEAGHLAFGHGVHHCLGAPLARLELCAAFPALLRRFPSLALAVPDSEVEFRVFNSVYGAAALPVSWEIR
- a CDS encoding ketopantoate reductase family protein — its product is MKILMFGRGTIATLYGWALEKAGHEVEFYVRPGRAATLGSLVDLQIRDGRARRGAAVVQHWPITLREELTARHDYDLIVLSVNHDQLDNAIGFLSPRVGDATVLMFGNVWAEPSAVVSRLPGDQVVWAFPGGGGGFTGSTLRGGVLKNIFMGFCEGSNRTERYQTVRALFKDAGFSVSEQPDFRTWLWIHFIMDAGLLTQGLAVGGQARLVASREAVKQSVLLVREMIPLVQARGGTPGRGAALISRVPAELLGFLLHRLLAGKNLYSFIMEEVERTGHMTRESAGLYARDVLAEARRIGFPMPRLASLETVFAL